In a single window of the Haloplasma contractile SSD-17B genome:
- a CDS encoding beta-glucosidase codes for MKYKNLIDNMTLEEKASLMSGKDFWTTVDIDKHGIPSIFLADGPHGIRKQAVASDHLGLNESIPATCYPTAATLANSWNCQLAKLMGNYLGREAVSQNVNVLLGPGTNIKRNPLCGRNFEYFSEDPYLSGSMASSLINGIQSNGISACVKHYVANNQEYRRMVIDTIIDERTLREIYLTPFEMAVKNGKSKSIMSSYNMVNGTHTNENMHLMQDILRKEWEYTGVVVTDWGGSNDRIKGLKAGNELEMPTTSGETDQEIKTAIETNNLDETILDENVNRLLELIFDTSEIYKSNKHTSFDIENHHKMAQKVAEESIVLLKNENKLLPLKSKEKIAIIGDFAKSPRYQGAGSSIVNPTKIDDTLSIIDGYDFNYVGFEQGYNRYGKKSIKLINKAVKLADRADVILLYIGLDEYSEVEGIDRNHMSIPDNQVQLLERLNETGKKVVVILSCGSAVDMSWDKQTNAVVHSYLSGQAGARAILNVITGKVNPSGKLAESYPYAYEHVSSASNFPGQEVSVEYREGLFVGYRYYDTVNVPVRYPFGYGLSYTSFAYHNIEVNEKEVSFEIKNTGDVIGAEVAQLYISAKNSKVFRVNKELKGFQKVLLEPGETKKVTIPFDEYTFRFYNDTTNEWEIENCDYEVIIASSSVDIKLTEIINGIGTEINTNYKREELKSYYSGQVADISLKEFATLLGENVPTAEYDFYKKKRMIIDYNSTVEQLKYSKRWIGRFFSYGVLFANKVLHIIGKHSTANVLIMGVYHQPMRGLSRMTDGAISWGQLDGLIMMFNGQFFKGLITFINEGRKKSKKKKGKKRGRINDRNNK; via the coding sequence ATGAAGTACAAGAACTTAATTGATAATATGACTTTAGAGGAAAAGGCTTCATTAATGTCAGGAAAAGATTTTTGGACAACAGTTGATATAGATAAACACGGTATTCCAAGTATTTTCTTAGCAGATGGTCCACACGGAATACGTAAACAAGCAGTTGCCTCTGATCACCTAGGATTAAATGAAAGTATACCAGCTACTTGCTATCCAACTGCAGCTACTCTAGCAAATAGTTGGAATTGTCAACTAGCAAAATTGATGGGTAATTACCTTGGTAGGGAGGCTGTGTCTCAGAACGTAAATGTATTACTTGGACCGGGTACAAATATCAAAAGGAACCCATTGTGTGGACGAAATTTTGAATACTTTAGTGAAGATCCATATTTATCAGGCTCAATGGCATCGTCACTGATAAATGGAATCCAATCAAATGGAATTTCTGCATGTGTTAAACATTATGTTGCGAATAATCAAGAATATCGCCGTATGGTTATTGATACAATCATAGATGAAAGAACGCTACGTGAAATTTATTTAACACCTTTTGAAATGGCGGTTAAAAACGGAAAATCGAAATCAATTATGTCCTCCTATAATATGGTGAATGGCACCCACACTAATGAAAATATGCACCTAATGCAAGATATCTTACGTAAAGAATGGGAGTATACAGGTGTAGTTGTCACCGATTGGGGAGGAAGTAATGATCGTATAAAAGGGTTAAAAGCAGGAAATGAATTAGAAATGCCAACAACCAGTGGTGAAACTGATCAAGAGATTAAAACAGCAATCGAAACTAATAACTTAGATGAAACTATACTAGACGAAAATGTCAATCGATTACTAGAGCTTATTTTTGATACATCCGAGATATATAAAAGTAATAAACATACTAGCTTTGATATAGAAAATCATCATAAAATGGCCCAAAAAGTCGCTGAAGAATCAATTGTTCTATTAAAAAATGAAAATAAACTATTACCGTTAAAATCGAAAGAAAAGATTGCTATAATCGGTGACTTCGCTAAGAGTCCACGATATCAAGGTGCAGGTTCTTCTATTGTTAATCCAACAAAAATAGATGATACATTATCAATCATAGATGGTTATGATTTTAATTATGTAGGTTTTGAACAAGGGTACAACCGATATGGGAAAAAAAGTATTAAGTTAATCAATAAGGCAGTAAAATTAGCTGATAGAGCTGATGTAATACTACTTTATATTGGTTTAGATGAATATTCTGAAGTAGAGGGCATTGATCGAAATCATATGTCTATTCCAGATAATCAAGTACAATTATTAGAAAGATTAAACGAAACAGGTAAAAAAGTTGTTGTAATACTCTCATGTGGATCGGCAGTAGATATGTCTTGGGATAAACAGACCAATGCGGTTGTTCACTCATATTTAAGTGGTCAAGCCGGAGCACGTGCTATATTAAATGTGATTACAGGTAAAGTAAATCCATCTGGAAAACTAGCAGAAAGTTATCCATATGCATATGAACATGTTTCCTCAGCTTCAAATTTTCCGGGGCAAGAAGTAAGTGTAGAGTATCGCGAAGGTTTATTTGTAGGATACCGATATTATGATACGGTTAATGTGCCAGTTCGTTATCCATTTGGATACGGTTTATCGTATACAAGTTTTGCATATCACAATATTGAAGTTAATGAAAAAGAAGTATCTTTTGAAATTAAAAATACTGGTGATGTAATAGGTGCTGAAGTAGCTCAATTATATATTAGCGCTAAAAATAGTAAAGTATTTAGAGTAAACAAAGAATTAAAAGGCTTTCAAAAAGTATTACTAGAACCTGGTGAAACTAAAAAAGTTACTATACCGTTTGATGAATATACATTCCGTTTCTATAATGATACTACAAACGAATGGGAAATAGAAAACTGTGATTATGAAGTGATTATTGCATCATCAAGTGTAGATATTAAACTAACAGAAATAATTAATGGAATAGGGACAGAGATAAATACAAACTATAAACGCGAAGAGCTAAAATCTTACTATTCTGGACAAGTAGCTGATATTTCACTCAAGGAATTTGCGACATTGTTAGGGGAAAATGTACCAACAGCAGAGTATGATTTTTACAAGAAGAAGCGAATGATTATAGATTACAATAGCACTGTAGAACAGTTGAAATACTCAAAAAGATGGATTGGAAGATTCTTCTCCTATGGAGTGTTGTTTGCAAATAAAGTTCTACATATAATTGGAAAGCATAGTACAGCCAATGTACTAATTATGGGAGTATACCACCAGCCAATGAGAGGATTATCCCGAATGACAGATGGTGCAATTAGTTGGGGGCAATTAGATGGTCTCATCATGATGTTTAATGGACAATTCTTTAAAGGATTAATTACGTTTATAAATGAAGGGCGAAAAAAATCCAAGAAAAAAAAGGGGAAGAAACGAGGTAGGATTAATGACAGAAACAATAAATAA
- a CDS encoding GtrA domain-containing protein, whose product MTETINNIFQKATQMSLIKWITNSWKKFKENHPGSAQFIMFLILSNGITVLQMALMPIFRNIFILTELVDINVQLFPIAKNFDGSTYYIFNYAEGAISNGGGGGLAYFLAVQITLAIAQIINFFAQRNITFKSKKNPWIAALWYFIAYVAITFIAAVAQGLYKAPIYKLLINTWGLGSLGEVIADSITMVIYSAISFWVFYPIFKLIFKNTSEIEVINE is encoded by the coding sequence ATGACAGAAACAATAAATAATATATTTCAAAAGGCAACTCAAATGTCACTTATTAAATGGATTACAAATAGTTGGAAAAAATTTAAGGAGAATCATCCTGGTTCGGCTCAATTCATTATGTTCCTTATATTAAGTAACGGGATTACGGTATTACAAATGGCTTTGATGCCGATATTCAGAAATATTTTTATTTTAACAGAGCTAGTTGACATCAATGTACAATTATTTCCGATAGCTAAAAATTTTGATGGAAGTACATATTATATCTTTAATTATGCAGAAGGAGCAATTTCTAATGGTGGCGGTGGTGGACTAGCCTACTTTTTAGCCGTCCAAATTACATTAGCTATAGCTCAAATAATTAATTTCTTTGCTCAAAGAAATATTACATTTAAGTCAAAGAAAAATCCTTGGATCGCTGCTTTGTGGTATTTTATTGCTTATGTAGCAATTACGTTTATTGCTGCAGTTGCTCAAGGGTTATATAAAGCACCTATTTATAAATTATTAATTAATACATGGGGGTTAGGATCTTTAGGAGAAGTAATCGCGGATTCTATCACAATGGTAATTTACAGTGCAATATCATTTTGGGTATTCTATCCTATTTTTAAACTTATATTTAAAAATACTTCAGAGATTGAAGTTATCAATGAGTAG
- a CDS encoding ATP-binding protein has protein sequence MNDIMINIPRLYTGLAEWLFCLLYILNQERRFKGWKLWSIIIGALLILALFQYFAGFLPLSLWIPGMMFAATLMFWFIYSTTRNTFLATGFYCAQAFVLAEFAASFEWQLHYFFIINTAVKSNVILDLLFLVFIYALIFGILFLVESRYKIRKFKLEINSSDLLSFLSITIIVFGISNISFLNLNTPISGRYPLEIFYIRSLVNFSGVLLLYALKEHKLSVYSKLEVIALENVLNKQYEHYLRSQDNIDMINQKYHDLKHQLSIIRSEKDLNKRESYLSELEAGIKFHNTLYKTGDRVLDTILTSKNILCLEYGINFTCVADGTLLDFLSTLDICSIFGNALDNAIESVREIDDREMRIIKVAVFSQRNLLLIRFENYYENQLKYENGNLTSTKNDGLNHGYGIKSIKSIVEKYNGSVTINTDNNWFRIAILIPMKD, from the coding sequence ATGAATGATATCATGATTAATATCCCCCGTTTATATACTGGGTTAGCGGAGTGGCTATTTTGTCTATTATATATATTAAATCAGGAGAGACGTTTTAAAGGATGGAAATTATGGTCAATTATAATTGGAGCTTTACTAATCTTAGCTTTATTTCAATATTTTGCAGGCTTTCTACCACTTAGTCTTTGGATTCCTGGAATGATGTTTGCAGCTACACTAATGTTTTGGTTTATTTATTCAACAACTCGTAATACATTCCTAGCTACTGGATTCTACTGTGCACAAGCTTTTGTTTTAGCAGAGTTTGCTGCGTCTTTTGAGTGGCAACTCCATTATTTCTTTATAATAAATACAGCAGTAAAATCTAATGTTATACTTGATTTACTATTTCTAGTATTCATTTATGCACTTATATTTGGTATTTTATTCTTAGTTGAATCACGGTATAAGATTAGAAAGTTCAAGTTAGAAATCAATAGTAGTGATTTACTTTCATTCCTAAGTATTACAATTATCGTCTTTGGTATCAGTAATATTAGCTTTTTAAATCTTAATACTCCGATCTCTGGCCGGTATCCTTTGGAAATATTTTATATTAGATCGTTAGTCAACTTTTCAGGTGTTTTACTATTATACGCATTAAAAGAGCACAAACTATCAGTTTATTCAAAATTAGAAGTGATTGCTTTAGAAAACGTATTAAATAAACAGTATGAACATTACCTACGGTCACAAGATAATATTGATATGATTAACCAAAAGTACCATGATTTGAAACACCAATTATCTATCATCCGTTCAGAGAAAGATTTAAATAAAAGAGAAAGCTATTTAAGTGAATTAGAAGCGGGTATCAAATTTCATAATACGCTCTATAAAACAGGTGATCGTGTACTAGATACTATACTCACTAGTAAAAATATTTTGTGTTTAGAATATGGTATTAATTTTACTTGTGTTGCAGACGGAACCTTGTTAGACTTTCTGTCTACACTAGACATATGCTCTATATTTGGTAATGCTCTTGATAATGCAATTGAAAGTGTGCGAGAAATTGATGATAGAGAGATGCGCATTATCAAAGTAGCAGTTTTTTCACAAAGGAATTTACTTTTAATCCGATTTGAAAATTACTACGAAAATCAATTAAAGTATGAAAATGGTAACCTGACTTCAACAAAAAATGATGGTTTAAATCATGGCTATGGGATTAAAAGTATTAAAAGTATCGTAGAAAAATACAATGGGAGTGTAACAATAAACACTGATAATAATTGGTTTCGAATAGCAATTCTTATACCTATGAAAGATTAA
- a CDS encoding glycosyltransferase family 2 protein — protein sequence MKLITFAVPSYNSEAYLHKCLDSLLIGGEDIEIIIVNDGSTDTTSKIADDYQKQYPSIVKVIHKENGGHGSAVNAGQDAATGMYFKVVDSDDWVNQRALKILLRTIKEHTLNGNIVDLYINNFIYDKIDTFESYTRNFRKNFPVDQICTWKDVKPFYMSSVLLMHSLIYRTEVLKTSNTQLPEHTFYVDNIFAYKPLPYTNTIFYIDIDLYHYYIGRSDQSVNINNIVKRYEQQIRVMKSMIDAYTFDEINEMHTGLRKYMKHCLSAIMATTIMFTTAKESEERRQNLEQLWDYIRRNDLKMYRMLRHRSISSPLNYVPWKLRGKLMISGYKYLRKKIKLG from the coding sequence ATGAAATTAATAACTTTTGCAGTTCCAAGTTATAATTCTGAAGCCTATTTACATAAGTGTCTTGATTCCCTTTTAATTGGTGGAGAAGATATTGAGATCATTATTGTAAATGATGGATCGACAGATACAACAAGTAAGATAGCCGATGATTACCAAAAGCAATATCCTTCAATTGTAAAGGTTATTCATAAAGAGAATGGGGGACATGGCTCAGCAGTTAATGCTGGTCAAGATGCGGCGACAGGTATGTATTTTAAAGTCGTTGATTCAGATGATTGGGTCAATCAAAGAGCACTAAAAATTTTATTGAGAACAATAAAAGAACATACTTTAAATGGTAACATTGTTGACTTATATATTAATAACTTTATTTATGATAAAATTGATACCTTTGAATCCTATACAAGAAACTTCCGTAAGAATTTTCCTGTTGATCAAATATGTACATGGAAAGATGTTAAACCATTCTACATGTCCTCAGTCCTGTTAATGCACTCTTTAATATATCGAACAGAAGTATTGAAAACAAGTAATACTCAATTACCTGAACATACATTTTACGTTGATAATATATTTGCATATAAACCATTACCATATACGAATACTATCTTCTATATTGATATTGACTTATATCATTATTACATTGGACGTAGTGACCAATCAGTAAATATAAACAATATCGTAAAACGCTATGAGCAACAAATCCGAGTGATGAAATCTATGATTGATGCTTATACATTTGATGAAATTAATGAAATGCATACAGGATTAAGAAAGTATATGAAACACTGCTTAAGTGCAATAATGGCAACGACTATTATGTTTACTACAGCAAAAGAGTCAGAGGAGCGAAGACAAAACTTAGAACAACTTTGGGACTATATACGACGAAATGATTTGAAAATGTATAGGATGCTTCGTCATCGTTCGATTTCGTCACCTCTAAACTATGTGCCTTGGAAATTACGTGGCAAACTAATGATTTCTGGCTATAAATATTTAAGAAAGAAAATTAAATTAGGTTAA